TATGAGCAACAGGAGAAGGAGTTTCAGTTGAAACTGGGGCAGTTAAAAGAGCAGCATCTTCATCAAGATCACCTACTGCAGCAAACCCGGGAGCGCTTGCACGATAAACAGCGTCTGTTGGAGCAAGGCCGACTGATCCGTGATTACGAAGTGGCTCGTATGCAACTAAAGCCAAATCAGCCTTGTCCGCTCTGTGGTTCCACCGAGCATCCCTTTGTGATTTCAAACAAGGCTCCTTCTGTGGAACAAGAAGCGAAGTTGGTGGAGCACCTGAAGCAGCGATGCAAAGAAATTGATCAAGAGCTGACAAACCTTCAACGAGAGCAGGCCCAACTCAAGGCCCACTCAGAAATTACTCACGAAAGATCCAAGCAACTTCAACAGGAAGCACAAAAAAATCAGTCAGTGTTTGATGATGTGAACTCACAAATTCCTGCAGAGAGTGTCAAGCTGCTGACGGACTTGGTAGGGATTCAAACGCTTCATCTGTCTTGGCAAGAGCAATTCCAGGCAATGGAGCAGAAACTAAGCACTGTTGAAAAGTTAGATGGAATGCGGCGTCAGCTTCAGGAAGAGCAAACTGTGCTGATGAACAAACGCGCTGAATTGAAGGAGAGACAAGCCGCTCTAAAAGAGCGTTGCCAGTTCCACCAACAGCAACAAGAAGACTTGGCAACACAGGTCAAAGAAGACCAACAGGCTATGCTTCAACTGGAAGAACTTTGGCAGCAGCAAGTGCAGGCCATTGGTTGGGAAGAGGAAGCCGCTACGGAGCCAGAACTTTTGCTGGCTAGATTACAAGAGAAGTGGCAAGCCTTCCAAAAACAACAGCAGGCTGAAGATCGGGAAGGTCCTGAACTGTCTCAACGCCAGCAACGATTAGAACGGGACCAAGCAACACTGCGCCAGCAAGAACAACAGCAGCAAAGCCTAGCTGGGGAGCAACAGCAGGGATTGGCGAAGCTTCAATCGTTGCAACAGCAGCGACTTGAGATCTTGGAGCATCCAGATCCCAAAGCTTTGGAACAGGAGCAGCTATCTCAACTCCAGGCTCATCAAGAAAAACAGGCAGCAAGTAGCCAAATTTTTGAGCAGAAAAGTCAGGCTCTTCAGCAAGAGCAGCAGCGTCTGCAGTGGATGGAGGAAGAGTACACTCGTGGACAGCAGGAGCATTCACAAAATCAGGCAGACTTGCTCTTTGCGCTGCAAGCGTTGGGATATGCCTCGGTTGCAGAAGCTGAGATGGGGTGCCTCGATCCTGTCGAAGCTGATAAATTACAGCAGCAAAGCCAGCAGTTGAATCAGCGCCTGTCGATTAGTCGTCACGACTTGGGTAATGAGCAGATGCGCTGTGTCTCTTTGGAACAGGAAGCACACACCCAGCAAATTGAGGAAGAACTTCAGGCACAATTGGAAAAACTGCGTTCGCAGCAGGATGAGCTGTCACAACAACTAGGAGGAGTGCAGGTTCAACTGGAAAAAGATGCGGAACTGCGTCAAAACCAGCGAGTACTTGCTGATCAAATCGAGAAGCAGTGGCAGGAGCACCACCGCTGGGCGTCTTTATCTGAACTGATTGGTTCAGCAGATGGAACCAAATTTTCTCGCTTTGCCCAGAGCCTGACGTTAGCCCATCTGGTCAAGCTGGCCAATCGACACCTGCAGAAACTCTCAGATCGTTATCAACTACAGAAGCGCGCAGGAGCCTGTGTCGAGATGGACATCGTGGATCGCTATCAGGCAGATGCAGTGCGTTCCTTAGAGAGTCTTTCTGGTGGAGAAACTTTTCTCGTTAGTCTGGCGTTGGCACTTGGTTTGTCTGATCTAGCACGCCGTAACCATCCGATTGATTCTCTGTTCATTGATGAAGGTTTCGGCACGCTGGATGCCGACACCCTTGACACAGCTTTGGCCGCGTTAGAGACGCTACAGGCAGGAGGCAAGACGATTGGGATCATCTCCCACGTGGAGGCTCTCAAGGAGCGCTTGACGACACAGATTCAGGTGCGTAAG
This genomic window from SAR324 cluster bacterium contains:
- a CDS encoding SbcC/MukB-like Walker B domain-containing protein codes for the protein RLEQTIHQQRQQLHQEDAWVQQAVLCQQQRQQWLVEHDDCQQLEQVLSRLRSIWQQWQQRQQKWQQSKAALHRFEKQQAEDVRQSSELQQLGNDLTEEALPLEQRTQALQEQEEVLLEGRPLGDWQATQREAQHLLRLGEKLTDLSQRYQEVQLECSKYEQQEKEFQLKLGQLKEQHLHQDHLLQQTRERLHDKQRLLEQGRLIRDYEVARMQLKPNQPCPLCGSTEHPFVISNKAPSVEQEAKLVEHLKQRCKEIDQELTNLQREQAQLKAHSEITHERSKQLQQEAQKNQSVFDDVNSQIPAESVKLLTDLVGIQTLHLSWQEQFQAMEQKLSTVEKLDGMRRQLQEEQTVLMNKRAELKERQAALKERCQFHQQQQEDLATQVKEDQQAMLQLEELWQQQVQAIGWEEEAATEPELLLARLQEKWQAFQKQQQAEDREGPELSQRQQRLERDQATLRQQEQQQQSLAGEQQQGLAKLQSLQQQRLEILEHPDPKALEQEQLSQLQAHQEKQAASSQIFEQKSQALQQEQQRLQWMEEEYTRGQQEHSQNQADLLFALQALGYASVAEAEMGCLDPVEADKLQQQSQQLNQRLSISRHDLGNEQMRCVSLEQEAHTQQIEEELQAQLEKLRSQQDELSQQLGGVQVQLEKDAELRQNQRVLADQIEKQWQEHHRWASLSELIGSADGTKFSRFAQSLTLAHLVKLANRHLQKLSDRYQLQKRAGACVEMDIVDRYQADAVRSLESLSGGETFLVSLALALGLSDLARRNHPIDSLFIDEGFGTLDADTLDTALAALETLQAGGKTIGIISHVEALKERLTTQIQVRKNDSGNSTLDVIPKPLAENQPKQFVSS